The following are encoded in a window of Magnolia sinica isolate HGM2019 chromosome 11, MsV1, whole genome shotgun sequence genomic DNA:
- the LOC131218086 gene encoding stemmadenine O-acetyltransferase-like, producing MMKVQVTSREIIKPSSPTPHHLRRFKITLLDQLIPRMYVPMLLFYSSKDGCNIETVERTQQLKKSLSETLTGYYPLAGRIREDSSIVECNDEGVDFSEARVDGRLSEFLEQPYVEVLDQMVPCNYHFAKSGLDVLLAVQVNLFNCGGMAIGVCIFHKVADGTTIATFINRWASQSHGTSDTTGPDFQSSTFFPTEGPEPLFAFVTKENVVTKRFVFDASKIAALRDRPSIDSQVGRPTRVEALTALIWRCIMRTSGEEGSVRASLAVHAVNLRGRMSPPLPDHSFGNIIFIATSVVTEKECLEDMQCYLERKLRDAIRAVNSNSIKELQKPDGISRALAAISSEVGKYVDCGIDYCYFSSWCRFPLYEVDFGWGKPAWVSIATLLLKNLVILNRTRCGDGIEAWVNMEDVHMAKFEQDQELLSFVSSPLKTG from the coding sequence ATGATGAAGGTTCAGGTCACCTCCAGAGAAATCATCAAACCATCATCTCCAACTCCCCATCACCTACGCAGGTTCAAGATCACCTTACTAGATCAGTTAATCCCTCGAATGTACGTACCTATGCTATTGTTCTACTCCAGCAAAGATGGCTGTAACATTGAAACTGTTGAAAGAACTCAACAGCTAAAGAAATCTCTATCAGAGACCTTGACCGGCTATTACCCATTGGCTGGGAGGATTAGAGAAGACAGTTCTATAGTTGAATGTAACGACGAGGGTGTCGACTTTTCTGAGGCCAGAGTCGATGGTCGGCTCTCGGAGTTCCTGGAGCAACCCTATGTTGAAGTACTGGATCAAATGGTTCCTTGCAATTACCACTTCGCTAAGTCAGGCCTGGACGTCCTCCTAGCTGTCCAAGTCAACTTATTCAACTGTGGTGGAATGGCCATTGGTGTGTGCATTTTTCACAAGGTTGCCGATGGGACCACGATAGCCACATTCATCAATCGGTGGGCCAGCCAATCGCATGGCACCAGTGACACCACAGGTCCTGACTTCCAGTCTTCCACATTTTTCCCGACCGAAGGGCCTGAGCCATTATTTGCTTTTGTCACAAAAGAGAACGTTGTGACAAAGAGATTTGTGTTTGACGCATCTAAGATTGCCGCCCTTAGGGATAGACCGTCCATTGATTCGCAGGTAGGACGCCCCACGCGTGTCGAAGCATTGACAGCACTTATCTGGCGATGTATCATGAGGACAAGTGGAGAAGAGGGGTCTGTGAGGGCTTCTCTGGCAGTACATGCCGTGAACTTGCGAGGAAGGATGTCTCCTCCATTGCCAGACCATTCCTTTGGGAATATTATATTCATTGCGACTTCAGTGGTGACGGAGAAAGAGTGCCTTGAAGACATGCAATGTTATCTTGAGCGAAAGCTAAGGGATGCAATAAGAGCAGTAAACAGTAATTCCATAAAAGAACTGCAAAAACCAGATGGGATTTCACGGGCTCTTGCAGCCATAAGTTCTGAAGTTGGAAAATATGTTGACTGTGGTATAGACTACTGTTATTTTAGTAGTTGGTGTAGATTTCCTCTCTACGAAGTGGACTTTGGGTGGGGGAAGCCCGCGTGGGTTAGTATTGCCACTTTACTACTTAAGAATTTAGTTATCCTGAACCGGACAAGATGTGGTGATGGAATTGAAGCTTGGGTGAACATGGAGGATGTTCACATGGCTAAATTTGAACAGGACCAAGAGCTCCTTTCCTTTGTTTCGTCTCCATTGAAAACTGGTTGA